Part of the Elusimicrobiota bacterium genome is shown below.
CCACCCCCGCCTCGGCGGCGATGGCGGCGGCGGTCAGCGCGTTGTCGCCGGTGATCATCACGGTTTTTATCCCCATGCGGCGCAACTCCGCGAACCGTTCCTTGATCCCGCCTTTGACGATGTCTTTCAGGTGCACCACGCCCAACACGCGGCCCCGTTCGGCCACCGCCAGGGGCGTCCCGCCGGCCCGGGCGATGTCGTCGACGGTTCGACGCACCGCGGGGGGAAAGGCGCCCCCCTGTTCCGTCACGTAGGCCTCGATGGCGTCGGCGGCGCCTTTTCGAATCCGCCGTCCGTCCTGCAAATCCACGCCGCTCATCCGGGTCTGGGCGGTGAACGGGATGAACGTCGCCCCCAGTTCGTGCACCTGCCGGGCCCGGAGGTTGTATTGTTCCTTCGCCAGCACCACGATGCTCCGCCCCTCGGGCGTTTCGTCCGAGAGCGAGGCGATTTGCGCCGCGTCGGCCAGGTCCTCCGCGGAGGTCCCGTCCGCCGCCCGGAAAGCCACGGCCTGGCGGTTCCCCAGGGTGATGGTGCCGGTCTTGTCCAACAGCAGAACGTCCACGTCCCCCGCGGCTTCCACCGCCCGGCCGGACATTGCGATCACGTTGGCCCGGATCAGCCGGTCCATCCCGGCAATGCCGATGGCCGGCAATAGGCCGCCGATCGTCGTCGGGATCAGGCACACCAACAGCGCCACCAGCACCGTGATCGACACCGCCGCTCCCGCCCCGGCCGCTTGGACGCTGTAAAGGGAAAACGGCAGCAGGGTCGCCGTGGCCAACAGGAAGATGATCGTCATTCCCGCCAACAGAATGCCCAGGGCGATCTCGTTGGGCGTTTTTTGCCGTTTCGCCCCCTCCACCATGCCGATCATCCGGTCCAAAAAGGTCTCGCCCGGGTTCGTCGTGATTCGCACCACCAACCAGTCGGACAGAACCTGGGTCCCGCCGGTGACCGCGCTGCGGTCGCCCCCGCTTTCGCGAATGACGGGCGCGCTTTCGCCGGTGATGGCGGCTTCATTGACGGACGCGCACCCTTCGATCACCTCCCCGTCCATGGGGATCGAATCGCCGGCTTCCACCAGCACCACGTCGCCTTTCTTGAGCGCGCCGGCCAACACGACGAGCGGCGCCCGGCCCCGCTTCCCGTCGATGAGCTTTTTGGCCGACGTGTCCTTCCGCGCCGCCCGCAGGTTGTCCGCCTGGGCCTTGCCGCGGCCCTCCGCCAGGGACTCGGCGAAATTGGCGAACAAAACGGTGAACCACAGCCACAGCGACACGGCCAAAATAAACCCCGCCGGCGCCTCGCCCGTCCCGGTCGCGGCCTGAAGCCACAAGCCGGTGGTCAACACGCTGCCCACCTCCACCACAAACATCACCGGGTTTTTAAATTGGTGGCGCGGGTCCAATTTCTTGACCGCCTCCAACAGCGCCCGGCGCAGAAGGGCCGGGTTGAACAGCGAAAAGGATTTTTTCATCGCACTCTCCTTGGCTACGACGCGAGCGTCAAATGTTCGACGATGGGCCCCAGGGCCAGCGCCGGAAAAAACGTCAACGCCCCCACCAGCAGCACCGTCCCCACGAGGAAGAGGACGAACAGCGGCGTGTGGGTCGGCAGCGTCCCGCTGGACAGGGGCACTTGTTTTTTCCCGGCCAGAGACCCGGCCAGGGCCAACACCGGGATCGCGATCCAATACCGGGCGAAAAACATCGCCAATCCCAACGCGACGTTGTAGAACGGGGTGTTCGCGCCGAGCCCCGCGAAGGCGCTCCCGTTGTTGTTTCCGGCGGAGGAAAAGGCGTACAACACCTCGCTGAACCCGTGGGCCCCGGGGTTGAACACCGTCGCCCTCCCCGCTTTCGTGGCCACGGCGACCGCGGTGCCGATCAGCACCACCGCGCAGGGGACCAAGACGCCGATGGACGCCATCTTCATTTCGTACGCCTCGATCTTTTTTCCCAGATATTCCGGGGTCCGCCCCACCATCAGACCGGCGATAAAGACCGCGATGACGGCAAAGAGCAGCAAACCGTAGAGCCCCGACCCCACCCCGCCGAACACGACTTCGCCCAGCTGCATGAGGACCAAGGGGGCCAATCCCCCCAGGGGCGTCAAGGAATCGTGCATGGCGTTGACCGACCCGTTGGAGGCCGCCGTCGTCGCCGTCGCCCAGAGAGCGGACTGCACGATGCCGAAACGGACCTCTTTGCCCTCCATGTTCCCCCCCGGCTGAAGGGACGACGCCGCTTGGTCCGCCCCCGCCCGGGTCAAGAGCGGGTTGCCCCGCTGTTCCTGGTCGACGGTGAGCCACAGAAAGGGGACGAACATCACCCCCATGGCGGCCAGGACCGCCCACCCCTGGCGGCGGTCTTTGACCAGCTCGCCGAAGGTGGAACACAACGCCGCCGCGATCAGGAGGATGGAAATCCATTCGATGAAATTGCTGAGGGGCGTCGGGTTTTCGAAGGGGTGCGCCGAATTCACGTTGAAAAAACCGCCCCCGTTGGTTCCCAACTGTTTGATGGCCACCTGCGACGCCACCGGACCCACCGCCAAGACCTGCGCGGCCGCCCCACCCCCCAGCGGGGCCACCGTCACGCTCGGCCGGAAGGTCTGCACCACCCCCTGGGAAACCAGCAACAGCCCCACCGCCACCGACAACGGCAGGAGGATGTGAAGCGTGCTCCGGGTGAGGTCCACCCAGAAATTCCCGAGAGTCGACGCCTGCCGTCGGACAAACCCCCGCGTCAAGGCCACGAGCACGGCCATGCCGGACGCCGCCGAGAGGAAATTCTGCACCGTGAGCCCCAGCGTTTGCGTGAGGTAGCTCAGGGTGGTCTCGCCCCCGTAGCCCTGCCAATTGGTGTTGGTGGCGAAACTCACCGCCGTGTTGAAGGACGAGTCCGGGGACACGGCCCCCAGTCCCAGCGGGTTGAGCGGCAGGCGTCCCTGGAGGCGCTGAAGCGCGTAAACGGCCACCAGGCCCACGATGTTAAAGGCCAGAAAGGCCGCCGCGTAGGTTTTCCAGGGCATTTCCTCCTCGGGGCGGATTCCAAAAAGACGGTAGAGAAGCCGCTCCAAGGGGCCCAGCGCCTTCCCGAGCCACGGCGCCCGGCCCTCGTACACCCGGGCCATGTAGAGGCCCAAGGGTTTTACCAGCGCCAACAAAACCCCCAGACCCATCAGGCATTGCGTCAGGTTGTTTGCGTTCATTGAAAATTCTCCGGTTTTAACAGAGCCGCCATCAAGTAGACCAGGATCAACACCGTCAGGGTTCCACCGATCCAATAAAGAACCATCGATTCGCCTCCTTACAATCCTCTCGCAGAGCGCGATGAGACCCACCGTCAAAACCGTCAGGACCACCGTCAAACCCAGATAGACCGCGTCCATGTCATTTCTCCTTCGGCCGCTCCGACACGCGGCGCAATTGGTCCTTGATGTCCTTGAGGTCCCGGAGCGCCTCGGTCAGACACGCTTCGTCCCGCGCGACCCGGTCCGCCAACGGCTCCGCGGCCCGCGCGGCGGATCCCGCCGTCCTTTTTTCCTCTCCCTCCGGGGGCCACACGGCCCATCCAGCGCCGGCGGTAAACAGCGGGAACGTCGCGGCAAAGCAAAAGAAGAATTTTCGTTTCATGGCCCAACCTCCCGAACAACGAATCGTCGCCTGCCCCCCCATCATGGCGCAAAGGGGCGTTAACGCTCCATTGCGGGGGCGTTAAGAAGTCGTTAAGACGCGGAACGTCAGTCGAGGGGGGCTTCGAGGCGGTAACCGACGCCGGGCTCCGTTTTGAGGCAACGGGGGCGCACCGGGTCGGGTTCAATCTTTTGGCGCAGTTGATGGACAAAGATGCGGACGGACTCGGGGGTGGCGTCGCCGTTTTCCCCCCACACCTCCCGCAACAGCTGGGTCTGGCTCACCACGCGTCCGGCGTGGCGCACCAACACGGCCAGCAGGTCATACTGGCGGGGCGACAGGTGGATTTCTTTTTTTCGAAGGGTCACCCGCCGCGCCACCAAATCCACCCGCAGGCCGTCCCGTTCGTAGACGGGCGAGACGTCGGCGGGCCCCCGTTCCGTTCGGCGCTCGGCGGCCCGCACCCGGGCCAGGAGCTCCGCCGTGGAGAAGGGCTTGGTCAGATAATCATCGGCGCCGGCGTCCAACCCGGCGATCTTGTCTTTTTCCTGCCCCCGGGCCGAGACGATGATGATGGGGGCCGAGGTCCACTTCCGCAGGGCTTTGAGGACCGTCAAACCGTCGCCGTCGGGCAAACCCAAATCCAACAGGATCGCCCGGGGTTTTTTGGCCGCCGCCGCCTCCAGACCCTGCCGGCCCGTGGCGGCCTCGAGCACCCGCCACCCCGCGTCTTCGAGCACCGGCCGGAGGAAACGCAGGATCGCCGCTTCGTCCTCGATCACGAGCATCGTCTTTTCAACGGCCACGGTCGTCTCCCCGGGGCAGCGTCAATTCGAAAACGGCCCCGCCCCCGGGCCGCCGGTCGGCGGTCAGGCGGCCGCCGTGGGCTTCCGCCACCGCCCGGCAAATGGCCAACCCCAGTCCCGCCCCGGGGGAGGCCTTCCCCCGATAAAATTTCTCAAACACCCGTTCGCGGTCCCCGGGGTCCAAGCCCGGGCCCCGGTCCGCCACGGTCACCGTCACGTTTTTTTCCGTCGAACGCGCCGCGATGTCGATGGGGGATTGGGGCGGAGTGTGCCGCAGGGCGTTTTCGATCAAATTGACGAACACCTGCTCCATCAACAGCCCGTCCATGGGAACCGGCGGGAAATCGGGCGGAAGGTCCACCGTCACCCGCCGGGCGATCAGCGCTTTTTCCAACCGGGCCAAGGCCCCGCCCACCACGTCTTCCAAGGGGTGAAGTTCCTTTTGAAGGACCACCGCCCCCGATTCCAGGCGCGTCACTTCCAAAAGATTTTGAATCAACCGGGTCAACCGTTCCGCTTCCGACCGGATGTTCTCCAACAGGTCCCGGGCGGCGGACCCCGGCGGATTATCGCTCTTGGCCAACAAGGCCTCCGCCGAGCCCAGAATGGCCGCCAGGGGCGTTCGCAAATCGTGGGACACCGCGCTCAACAATGAACTGCGAAGCCGCTCGGCCGCGGCCTCCACCTCGACTTTCCGGTTGTGATCCTCCAACCGCACGATCGCCAACGCCGAAGCGATTTGGTGAACGAAGGAGTCCAACAACAGCCGCTGCTCCGGCGCCAGCAACCAATCGCGGGACCGGGGCTGGACCCGGAGTACCCCCACCGTTCCCTCGTCGCCTTGGAGCGGAAGGAAGAGGGCCTCCTCGCCGGGCAGGGCGGCGGTTCCCAACCCCGCGGCGTTCCATCGATCGTAAACCCATTGGGCGACGCCCCGTTCCTTATCGACGGACGCGGGCGCCTCTCCCGCCCGGGCTTTGGCCTCCAGCCGACCGTCCGCCCCGGGAAGATAGAGGGTCGCCCCCGCGTTAAAAACCTCCGCCACGTGCCGCGCCGCCGCGGAAAGGACTTTTTCGATCCCTCGCGCGCTGGTCAACTGCTGGGTGAAGGCGTGGGTCAGGGCCGTTCGACGTTGTCCCTGGCGGGCGGCCTCCGCCTCGTATCGAAGGCGAAGGGTGAGGTGGCTGATCACCAGCGCCGTGGCCAGCATCACCAGGAACGTCCAAAGATATTGCGCGTCGGAAACGGTCAAATGGAATCGGGGCGGCACGAAACAAAAATCCATAGCGGCCACGCTCAGGACCGAGGCCGCCACCGCCGGCCCCCGGCGCCCCCGGGCGGCCACGAGAAGGACGCCCACCAGGTAAATCATGATCAAATTGACCAAATCGAAAAAGGGAAACGCGGCGAAGCAGAGGCCCGTCGCCCCGACGACCACGAGGACGGCGAACAAATACTGTCGTGTCAGGGGGGGCGGAGGAGGGGACGTTGGATCGGGATTCATGGGTTTTGATTGTACCACGCCCTCCGAGCGCGGAACAGGGCCTGTCCGCCGCGGGAACCAATTCGCCGGCCCGGTGTCCCAGGTTGACCAAGGAGGTTTCCCATGCCCAGGTTCGACAATCCGTTGAAGGGTTTAAAAGTGGCGTCCCCGTGCCCGATGAATTGGGACGAGATGACCGGCGACGACCGGGTGCGCTTCTGCGCCCATTGCCGCCTGAACGTTTTTAATTTGTCCGCGCTTAAGCGGGACGAGGCGATCAAGCTGTTGAACGAAAAGGAAGGCCGGCTGTGCGTGCGGTTTTTCCGGCGGGAGGACGGAACGGTGATGACGGCGGACTGCCCGGTGGGCCTGGCGGCCCTCCGGCAAAAATTTCGGCGTTTGACGGCCTTGGCCTTCGCGGGGGCCGCGGCCCTGTTGACGGCCTGGGGGTTCATTAAAAAAAGGCCCGCCCCCGCCTGCCGCCCCACCGTGGGCGAACCGATCCTGGGCGCTCCCTTGATGGGCAAACCCGCCGCCCCTCCCCGGGCCGTCCTGGGCGACGTCGCCGAAGCCCCGCCGCCGGACAGGCGGTAAAGGCATCGGGTTATTTCTTCTCGGCCAGGCTTTTCAGGTTGGCCAGCCCGGTTTCAAAGGACCCGCCCACCATTTTGTCCATGTTCACAAACACGCACATGAGGCGGCCCACGAAGTTGTTTTTCCCCCGCACCGACCAGGTGACCACGCTTCCGTCCTTCGACGGGGCGATGGCCATTTCCGCCTCCTGGGTCATTTGAAATGGCTTTCGGTATTCAAGGCGGGTTTTGACCGTCCGGGGAGGAACGCTTTCCACCACCACCGCGGATCCCACGCCCATCTTGCCGGGGCTTTCCCACCGGCTCTCGGACCCCACGCCCTCCTCGGGCCCGTTGAAACTCATCTTCATGGCCGGGTCCAGGGCGGGCCAGGGCATCCACTGGTTCGTTTTTTTGGAATTGTTGATCCAGGGAAAGAGCGCCTCCGGCGACGCCTTTATCTCCAATTGACGGGAAATCGAATAGTCCGCCGGTTTCAACGCCACGAAAACCAAAAACACGCCGACCGACAGCGCCAACCCGCCAAGCATTTTCAATTTCACAAACACCTCTCTCCCAAGAATTTAAAACTTAAACGCCAACACGAAGTCGACGCCGTCGCCTTTGAACTTTTCAAATTCCGCGTTCAAACTCGAGACCGGTTGCACCGCGCCGTTAAATTCGGCGGTTTTGGCCTTGTAGCTCACCACGGAGTACCGCACCCCCGCCGACAACGAACAACGCTTCAAATAGCGCTCAAAATCCGCCGTCAGGTGGAACCCTTGCCCCGCCTTGTAACGCACCTCGGTGCGTCCCGCCCCCACGGACCCGAAATCCGTTTTAAACTTCCCGGACGGGTACTGCCCGATCCCGCCGCCGATTTTAAAGTCCAGCCACGCCCCCTCCCGTTTCACGA
Proteins encoded:
- the kdpB gene encoding potassium-transporting ATPase subunit KdpB, coding for MKKSFSLFNPALLRRALLEAVKKLDPRHQFKNPVMFVVEVGSVLTTGLWLQAATGTGEAPAGFILAVSLWLWFTVLFANFAESLAEGRGKAQADNLRAARKDTSAKKLIDGKRGRAPLVVLAGALKKGDVVLVEAGDSIPMDGEVIEGCASVNEAAITGESAPVIRESGGDRSAVTGGTQVLSDWLVVRITTNPGETFLDRMIGMVEGAKRQKTPNEIALGILLAGMTIIFLLATATLLPFSLYSVQAAGAGAAVSITVLVALLVCLIPTTIGGLLPAIGIAGMDRLIRANVIAMSGRAVEAAGDVDVLLLDKTGTITLGNRQAVAFRAADGTSAEDLADAAQIASLSDETPEGRSIVVLAKEQYNLRARQVHELGATFIPFTAQTRMSGVDLQDGRRIRKGAADAIEAYVTEQGGAFPPAVRRTVDDIARAGGTPLAVAERGRVLGVVHLKDIVKGGIKERFAELRRMGIKTVMITGDNALTAAAIAAEAGVDDFLAQATPETKLKLIRETQTGGRLVAMTGDGTNDAPALAQADVAVAMNTGTQAAKEAGNMVDLDSNPTKLIEIVEIGKQLLITRGALTTFSISNDVAKYFAIIPAAFAGTYPALKSLDVMGLATPASAILSAVIFNALIIVALIPLSLRGVKYRALGASRLLRDHALIYGVGGVITPFLGIKLIDKLLVVLRLA
- a CDS encoding DUF4118 domain-containing protein, with translation MVQSKPMNPDPTSPPPPPLTRQYLFAVLVVVGATGLCFAAFPFFDLVNLIMIYLVGVLLVAARGRRGPAVAASVLSVAAMDFCFVPPRFHLTVSDAQYLWTFLVMLATALVISHLTLRLRYEAEAARQGQRRTALTHAFTQQLTSARGIEKVLSAAARHVAEVFNAGATLYLPGADGRLEAKARAGEAPASVDKERGVAQWVYDRWNAAGLGTAALPGEEALFLPLQGDEGTVGVLRVQPRSRDWLLAPEQRLLLDSFVHQIASALAIVRLEDHNRKVEVEAAAERLRSSLLSAVSHDLRTPLAAILGSAEALLAKSDNPPGSAARDLLENIRSEAERLTRLIQNLLEVTRLESGAVVLQKELHPLEDVVGGALARLEKALIARRVTVDLPPDFPPVPMDGLLMEQVFVNLIENALRHTPPQSPIDIAARSTEKNVTVTVADRGPGLDPGDRERVFEKFYRGKASPGAGLGLAICRAVAEAHGGRLTADRRPGGGAVFELTLPRGDDRGR
- a CDS encoding response regulator, translating into MLVIEDEAAILRFLRPVLEDAGWRVLEAATGRQGLEAAAAKKPRAILLDLGLPDGDGLTVLKALRKWTSAPIIIVSARGQEKDKIAGLDAGADDYLTKPFSTAELLARVRAAERRTERGPADVSPVYERDGLRVDLVARRVTLRKKEIHLSPRQYDLLAVLVRHAGRVVSQTQLLREVWGENGDATPESVRIFVHQLRQKIEPDPVRPRCLKTEPGVGYRLEAPLD
- the kdpA gene encoding potassium-transporting ATPase subunit KdpA; its protein translation is MNANNLTQCLMGLGVLLALVKPLGLYMARVYEGRAPWLGKALGPLERLLYRLFGIRPEEEMPWKTYAAAFLAFNIVGLVAVYALQRLQGRLPLNPLGLGAVSPDSSFNTAVSFATNTNWQGYGGETTLSYLTQTLGLTVQNFLSAASGMAVLVALTRGFVRRQASTLGNFWVDLTRSTLHILLPLSVAVGLLLVSQGVVQTFRPSVTVAPLGGGAAAQVLAVGPVASQVAIKQLGTNGGGFFNVNSAHPFENPTPLSNFIEWISILLIAAALCSTFGELVKDRRQGWAVLAAMGVMFVPFLWLTVDQEQRGNPLLTRAGADQAASSLQPGGNMEGKEVRFGIVQSALWATATTAASNGSVNAMHDSLTPLGGLAPLVLMQLGEVVFGGVGSGLYGLLLFAVIAVFIAGLMVGRTPEYLGKKIEAYEMKMASIGVLVPCAVVLIGTAVAVATKAGRATVFNPGAHGFSEVLYAFSSAGNNNGSAFAGLGANTPFYNVALGLAMFFARYWIAIPVLALAGSLAGKKQVPLSSGTLPTHTPLFVLFLVGTVLLVGALTFFPALALGPIVEHLTLAS
- the kdpF gene encoding K(+)-transporting ATPase subunit F translates to MVLYWIGGTLTVLILVYLMAALLKPENFQ
- a CDS encoding SRPBCC family protein, giving the protein MKLKMLGGLALSVGVFLVFVALKPADYSISRQLEIKASPEALFPWINNSKKTNQWMPWPALDPAMKMSFNGPEEGVGSESRWESPGKMGVGSAVVVESVPPRTVKTRLEYRKPFQMTQEAEMAIAPSKDGSVVTWSVRGKNNFVGRLMCVFVNMDKMVGGSFETGLANLKSLAEKK